GAACGCCCACGGTTCAAAATAGTAGCCAAGAAATCCATTGGTTGAAAACATTCGTCGCAAAAATGGACGGACATCGTCGTCGTTATACTTGCCGTCATATCGGTCCGCGAGAATTCGATACGTTTCGTATGCGATTAGATCGGCTGGCTGTAGGCCTAGGTGGTCCTCCCATCCTCCGGGGGCGCATGTCGCTAGTCTGCGATGAAATGGCCACTCTTTTGAGTCCTTCATCTTATAAAAGATTTCCACGGCTTCGTTTTCATGCTCGTTCCTGTCGAGAATGACGGCAAATTTATCATCCGGACCAAAATGTCGCCTGAATTCCATTTCTTGTGCAATGAGCGCTATTGCACTTTTGAAACATGCTAAATATGGATGGCCGAGTTTTCTGCGACCTTCCTCGCTTATGATGGCCCGGTACTCGCGTGGCAGCATTCCGCAGCTAATTGCGTGGATCTTTCTGCCCTGGTTCAGCACTATGTCAAGTAGAGCCTTCGAGTAGTCGCGCTGCTTGTCCTTTAGCCAATCTTTAAATTCACCTTCTCGCGCATTTACCTGAGCTGCGTGATAGCGACCAACGCCAAATTGCATATTTATCGGTGCCCACTGTTTCTCAATGTCAGTCCACGCCGATTCGCCTGCGAACACTCCGCCAACTACGTACGCGCGCGGAACATGTGGCTTGCTGCCGAGTTGGTGAAAGGCTAAACCTATGTTTGCAGGATCTAACGCGGGATCAGAATCGTAGCTTTCGTCACAGTAGAATCTAAACAGCGCCATATATCGGGCTCCTGACGGGTTTAATACTTCGGCAATCTCCTTGAGGGGAATCATTCTGCCCCTCCTAGCCCATCATCGTCTTGACCTGATAATGAGTCAACTATATTATTACCCTGTGTTAGGGGGAGAGTTACTGTCCCCCTAATATAGGGGGACAGCCGCGAAGCGGCAGGGGGTCGCTCACACAACCATCTTGATCACTCACCGGTTCCGGATCGTGGCCAGCGTCCGGGTAATCTTCGACACATTGGCGCCTCGCGGATATGCCAGATACCGCGGCTTCCACACGGGCTGAAAACTTTCAATCTGCTCCCGGTCGATTGTGGCTACGGTCAGGCTTGCTTCCTCAAACCCCGACTCTTTCAACAGACGCAGAGACTCCACCACGAAGGCCCGGACAATTTCATGAGGCGTATGCCGCCGCTGGCGCAGGATGGCCAGCACGACGGCTTTACCATTCTTATAAGGCAGCCAGGTGCTGAATGCCTCGATGCGATAAGGATTGCCGAGAACGAAGACCGGGCCTTGCCCGAGTTGCTCCAGCGAGAAATTCCCGGCTGTAAAGCCCGTCTCGCCCATGTGCCGCAGCTCCAGCCAGTCTTCGGTCACTTCTTCGAGCTGTTCGTCGATCAGCGGATCCGTTCCAGCTGCGCGATCGTATCGCTGCACAATGCCGAGAGAGCGAATGTTCACAGAATGCTCAAACGCCAAAAGATTCACAATGGCCTCTTCGGACACTCCAGAGGATTGCCACTTGAGCGAGTGATAAACCGGCAGCCGCTCTTCGGCGGCAAAGTATACACACGGAGTCCAGCCGTGCCTTCCGCAATGGTCGATGTAATCCTGGACAGCCCTGGCAAAGAGATCGTCCGATACGAGGGGGTCGCCGCAGGCCATCGCGATCGAACCGCCGGTGGCAAATGCCACCAGACCCTGTCGTTCGGCCACCAGCAGGTGATGCTTATCGCGCTGAATTGCAAGTGCAGAGACCGATTCCTTGCCATAACGTTCGAATATTCGATCGATGTCGGCTTTCGGCGCTTCGAGCCTGTCCCTTGAAATGAACGGCCGCAGGATGAGGATGAGAATGTAGAGACGCGTGATCCATCCAGCGAATTGCAATGAGTTCAGGAACAGCCGCGCGTAACGCGTTACGGGGACAACGTCCGGTTTGACGATCAGAATGCCGCCTCGAACCGCCTCCGTAAAGGGCGTCGCGCTGGCCGGCCAGTGGAACTGCAGCGAGGTGGCGGCGAAGCCTGTTAAACCGTAAAAGAAAACCATCAACAGAAGCAGAGGCGTCACCATCAGACCCTTGCGCAATGACGCCGGATCGGATCGCGTATAGAAGCGCCGCCGGAAGTAAATCAGGTAGACGAGCAGAATGAGAGCGATGAGCGAGTTTTGCACATCGAAACCGCTGGTGACGTGAAGGAGGAGGGAAAAGGACAGCGCAATGACGGCCACCCACCAGGCGAGTTGTTTGCGCTTGGCGAGATTTTGAGTCACCTGCAACAGGGCCACGCCGGTAAAAAGCATCAGGGTCCGGCTGCCTTGCGATACTTCGAGCGGCAGCCATCCCCGCACGCCGCGTAACAAGGTTTCGGAGCTGGGCAGAATGGCGGCGAGAATGTTGAGCGCGCCCATCAAGCCCATCACGAACGGAATGGCATTGTGAAGATCCGACCACTCGAGGTTTTCAAATATCGAACGGACGCGTTGAATATGGCGCCACGCAAAAAACACCGCCAGGATGCCAAGGCCGCCGACCAGCGCCGTCAACGTGTAATGGCGCGCGCCGCGGAGGAACCCCGTTAACTCTTCACCGAAGTAATATCCGGCAACCGAAATCGGCACGACCCAGAGCAGGCCCGCAATGACATTGATGACGGTGAAGCGCGCCGCGGGCATGCCGAACGCGCCGCAGGCGGCGGGAATGACAATGCGGAAACCGAAAACGAACCGGCTGATGAGAAGAACCCAGTTATCCCGGTGCGCAACCCAGTCGATAATCCTCCGGTAGGGCGAGTTCTTCGGAAACTTTGCTTCAAACCAGCGGCGGCCGCGGACCCGTGCAGCGGTGTAATAGAATTGCGCGCTCAGTGTGTTCGCGGCGAGCGCGACCAGGGCGACGGTCCCGATGTTGAAGTACCCCCGGCTCGCCAGCAGCGAGCCGGCAACAAGGACGGCCTCGCCTTCAACGATCACCCCCGCAAACAACAACACATAACCGTATTTAAGGAGTAACAGCTCCACTTTGGTTTTTAAGAGGCTTCACAGCCCGGTTATCTGGATCCCGCTTTCCTTAACTTTGTTGGCTCTGTTGATGGAAAGCAAGAGCACGGTCATGCGCTCGAGATGCCCTGCCACTTCAAGCGGGCCGGCGTCAATGGGATGGAGTCCCATCGACCGGATCAGTTCGATCACTTGCGGCTTCCTTGCGCCGCCGCCGGCGACCAGTACGTCGTGCGAAATCCCGGGATGCCGCAGCACACGATGAGAAACAGTCTGAAACGCCGCGAATACCGCGGCTCCGGAAACCATTGCAGCCGTCTCCTGTGCCGCCGCCCTGCCGGATCCGGTCTTGATCTGAAGCAGGTTGGCCGGATCGATCGGCACAGTCGCATCGATGATGATTTTGTCCGGAAGCGCATCTTTCAGAGACTCGAACAACGCGCCATGTCCGGCATAAGGGACCGAGACCAGCGCCGCTTCGCACCAGGAAGCCGCGTCGAGATTTGTCAGACCGCGAACGCCGGGAAGGGGTCGTGCGGCCTCCTCCGCCTTTGCGGCCTCCCGTGAGCCGATCACGACTTCATGCCCCGAGGTGCTCAGACGAAGAGCGAATCCGAGTCCGAGCTTGCCCGTTCCTCCAAGTATTGCAACCTTCATAAAAATAGATCCTTTTCGATGGGCCTCAGCAGAGCTCCCGCATGACTCTCCGCCTTCTCCCATTCAAAACCGCGAATGATCGCGGCAGGCGTCCGCGAGATCTTGCCCATGGCCAGACCCGCGCCGGCGGACAGCGCGTCCGCAGCAGCCAGCAAGGTGACGCGTAAATCGTGACCGAACGCGTCTGTTTTTCCGCGAAAGTCGATAAAAGGCGGAACACCCGCGATGCCGATCGCGACGTCCACCAGGCCTTCCCGCCAGGCGCGCCCGAAAGTATCTGTAATGATGATGCCACATCCCAGCACGCGTGCCAGCTCGCGGGCGGAACGGTCCGGATCTTTCGGAAGAAGGGTGACCGTTGCGGTTCCGTTTACATTCGATTGGTCGATACCGGCATTGGCGCAAATAAACCCGTGATGGGTTTCGCAAATGATCACTTCGCCGCGCATCCGAACGATCCGCCGGGACTCCCGGCGGATCAGTTCGACCAGGCGCGGATCTTTCGACATTCGCCGGGCGATGGCAAGGCTTTCGTCCGACGGCTCGACACTTTCGAGCAGAACGATTCGCCCTTCCGCTTTCGAAACGATTTTTTGAGTAACCGCAAGAATGTCCGTTTCCAGAAGTTCCAGCCCCGACACACGAATCGCATCCGCCAGCGAGCGGGCGAGATCGGTTTCCGGCTGGATCTCCGGAACATGTTGAATTGGAAGGAATTCCAAGGTCATGAATCTGGAAGCATAGATGAATGAGCGAAGGAACCACAAGAAGCACAGAAGGCACAAACAAGCCCCGCATTGCTTGCGCCTTTTGTGCTTTTTGTGGTTTCTTCCCGGTCGTTCAGGAGAATACACCCGCGCGCAGAGCGCTTGTAGACCCGGACAAATACCGCCACGTTTCGCTGTCCTCCCGCGGGTTTTCCATGAAAGCCCGGAGGTCTTCCGGCGTGTCGATATCGAAGGCGATACCGGGGAGATCCATGACATCGGATTGCAAACCCGCAGCGGCAATTTTCGAGAGGTGGCGGCGAAAGCTTCCTTCGCCGTATTCCATGGAAATGCGGGCCGGCGGAATGAAAAGAATTCCGTTTGTGCCGGTCCAATCACGCGAGGGCATCAATGTGACCGGCTCGGATGCGGCGTTCAAAGCGAAATCGATTTCGCTGGGAGAAAGCCTGGGAAGATCACCCGCGATGGCGAGGATGTTTGACGAAGTCGGCGAGAATTCAGCGATCAATTGATTGATGGCGGCGCTGTGGCCGTCGACGGATTTCTCCATGATGGTCTGGAAGCCCAACGCTTCCACCATCGCACGGACTTCGTCGGCAGCAGTAAAGACAACAATCCGTTCCGGAACACGCGCGCGGCCGAGGGCACTTAGAACATCTGCCAGCATTGCGCGCGCCAGGCCGGCACGGGCCCGGCCATCCAGTGCCGGAGTCAGCCGTTGTTTTGCACTGCCGAATTCTTTAACGGGCAACAGAACTGTTTTCATCGATGATAAACCTTGCCAGCCGCCCGGCGGCCGCGTCGTCGGACATTACAATATCCGTAATCTGAACGCCAATGCTGTCATATCGAATGGCAGCCGCGAGCTGCGAATCGCGACTGTCGATGACGATATTATCGAGAAACTCATGGTAATAGCGGGCGACGCCCGCTGCAGAAACTTCATAACCGCAGGCTTCCATCAATTTGGCGGCCGGGCCGCTGAACGCCGCATTTCCGATCAGCGGACTGATCGCAACCACTTCAGCCCGGGTGCAGCGCAGCGCGTCGCGAATTTCGTGCACCGCCAGCATCGGACCGATGCTGGTGACCGGATTACTCGGCGCAATGACAACCAACTGTGCGTCATGAATGGAACTCAGGACCGCCGGTGAGGCATGAGCATCGGCGGCGCCGGTATAGCTCACCCCCTGAACATCAGGTTTCCAGTGCTCCCGGACGAAAAATTCCTGAAACCCGAGGGTGCCCTCCGGCGTTTCGATTTTCGTCCGCACAGGATCATCGCTGGCAGGGAAAACCGCCGCGCGGACGCCGATGGCTGCAGCCATGCGGGCTGTGACTTCGGTCAGGGTCAGCCCAGATCGCAACAATTCCGTGCGGGCGATGTGCGTTGCGAGATCGCGGTCCCCGAGGCGGAACCAGGTCGGCAGCGCATACGCGCCAATCTCGTCGAGGCAGCGAAACGTCTCACTGCTCAGGCCCCAGCCTCGCACGGCATCCAGTTTTCCGGAAAGCCCGTAGGTAATCGAATCGATGTCCGGGCTGACGTGCAATCCCCAGACGGAGGTATCGTCGCCGACATTGACGATGACATGAATGTCTTCCTGAGGTATGACCTGAACCAGACCGCGCAGGAATTTCGCCGCGCCGGTGCCG
This genomic interval from Terriglobia bacterium contains the following:
- a CDS encoding DUF3800 domain-containing protein, translated to MIPLKEIAEVLNPSGARYMALFRFYCDESYDSDPALDPANIGLAFHQLGSKPHVPRAYVVGGVFAGESAWTDIEKQWAPINMQFGVGRYHAAQVNAREGEFKDWLKDKQRDYSKALLDIVLNQGRKIHAISCGMLPREYRAIISEEGRRKLGHPYLACFKSAIALIAQEMEFRRHFGPDDKFAVILDRNEHENEAVEIFYKMKDSKEWPFHRRLATCAPGGWEDHLGLQPADLIAYETYRILADRYDGKYNDDDVRPFLRRMFSTNGFLGYYFEPWAFNEIKEHLENIDCVPNGFILNFPAPEPPDEQ
- a CDS encoding phosphatidylglycerol lysyltransferase domain-containing protein; translated protein: MELLLLKYGYVLLFAGVIVEGEAVLVAGSLLASRGYFNIGTVALVALAANTLSAQFYYTAARVRGRRWFEAKFPKNSPYRRIIDWVAHRDNWVLLISRFVFGFRIVIPAACGAFGMPAARFTVINVIAGLLWVVPISVAGYYFGEELTGFLRGARHYTLTALVGGLGILAVFFAWRHIQRVRSIFENLEWSDLHNAIPFVMGLMGALNILAAILPSSETLLRGVRGWLPLEVSQGSRTLMLFTGVALLQVTQNLAKRKQLAWWVAVIALSFSLLLHVTSGFDVQNSLIALILLVYLIYFRRRFYTRSDPASLRKGLMVTPLLLLMVFFYGLTGFAATSLQFHWPASATPFTEAVRGGILIVKPDVVPVTRYARLFLNSLQFAGWITRLYILILILRPFISRDRLEAPKADIDRIFERYGKESVSALAIQRDKHHLLVAERQGLVAFATGGSIAMACGDPLVSDDLFARAVQDYIDHCGRHGWTPCVYFAAEERLPVYHSLKWQSSGVSEEAIVNLLAFEHSVNIRSLGIVQRYDRAAGTDPLIDEQLEEVTEDWLELRHMGETGFTAGNFSLEQLGQGPVFVLGNPYRIEAFSTWLPYKNGKAVVLAILRQRRHTPHEIVRAFVVESLRLLKESGFEEASLTVATIDREQIESFQPVWKPRYLAYPRGANVSKITRTLATIRNR
- a CDS encoding NAD(P)-binding domain-containing protein; amino-acid sequence: MKVAILGGTGKLGLGFALRLSTSGHEVVIGSREAAKAEEAARPLPGVRGLTNLDAASWCEAALVSVPYAGHGALFESLKDALPDKIIIDATVPIDPANLLQIKTGSGRAAAQETAAMVSGAAVFAAFQTVSHRVLRHPGISHDVLVAGGGARKPQVIELIRSMGLHPIDAGPLEVAGHLERMTVLLLSINRANKVKESGIQITGL
- the cofE gene encoding coenzyme F420-0:L-glutamate ligase, with amino-acid sequence MTLEFLPIQHVPEIQPETDLARSLADAIRVSGLELLETDILAVTQKIVSKAEGRIVLLESVEPSDESLAIARRMSKDPRLVELIRRESRRIVRMRGEVIICETHHGFICANAGIDQSNVNGTATVTLLPKDPDRSARELARVLGCGIIITDTFGRAWREGLVDVAIGIAGVPPFIDFRGKTDAFGHDLRVTLLAAADALSAGAGLAMGKISRTPAAIIRGFEWEKAESHAGALLRPIEKDLFL
- the cofC gene encoding 2-phospho-L-lactate guanylyltransferase — protein: MKTVLLPVKEFGSAKQRLTPALDGRARAGLARAMLADVLSALGRARVPERIVVFTAADEVRAMVEALGFQTIMEKSVDGHSAAINQLIAEFSPTSSNILAIAGDLPRLSPSEIDFALNAASEPVTLMPSRDWTGTNGILFIPPARISMEYGEGSFRRHLSKIAAAGLQSDVMDLPGIAFDIDTPEDLRAFMENPREDSETWRYLSGSTSALRAGVFS
- the cofD gene encoding 2-phospho-L-lactate transferase, translating into MSEAHYTVLAGGTGAAKFLRGLVQVIPQEDIHVIVNVGDDTSVWGLHVSPDIDSITYGLSGKLDAVRGWGLSSETFRCLDEIGAYALPTWFRLGDRDLATHIARTELLRSGLTLTEVTARMAAAIGVRAAVFPASDDPVRTKIETPEGTLGFQEFFVREHWKPDVQGVSYTGAADAHASPAVLSSIHDAQLVVIAPSNPVTSIGPMLAVHEIRDALRCTRAEVVAISPLIGNAAFSGPAAKLMEACGYEVSAAGVARYYHEFLDNIVIDSRDSQLAAAIRYDSIGVQITDIVMSDDAAAGRLARFIIDENSSVAR